The genomic segment TTATTATATAGTGTATAAAAAGCTTCTTTAATTTCATCTCTGACGCGGATAAACTCACTCCAGATATGTTCTTCGGTTCCGGTGATATGCGATGGGTCATCAAAACCAATATGAAGGCGGTTCTTTACTTTACCTAAGAAAACCGGACAATTTTCATTGGCTCCGCCGCAAACGGTGATCACATAATCCCATTCTTCATCCAGGTATTTTTCAACCGGATCGGAAGTGTGGTGGCTGATGTCAATGCCAATTTCTTTCATGGCAGCAACTGCTTTTTCATTTAATTTTCCGGAGGCTTCGGTTCCAGCAGAGCGCACAGTTATTTGTTTATCAAACGACTCCATAAAACCGTGCGCTATCTGGCTGCGGCAGGAGTTACCGGTGCAAAGGATCAGTATTTTCATCTTTTTTTATTTCGAGTCTGCAACATGGATTTTCAAGATCTATTTTATCAAAGAACTCATCGGAAAGGATTTTCAGCGATTCTATTTTCCCTTTGTTAAGGCAATAGTTCTTCTTAACCCCTTCGGTGGTTCCAACAATCAGATCCGCATTCCGTAATTCTTTCAGGTGCTGGTTCACAGTTGTACGGCCAAGGGGGATTTCATCCGCGATATCGCCTGTGATGCAGGTCCTGGTTTCAGCCAGATATAAAAGAATGGCTAAGCGTGCAGGATGAGCCAGTGCTTTGAACAGTCTTGCCTGTTCACGCAGCCCTTTATCGAAAAGCAGCGTCTTTGTTGATGTCATGTCTGTAAATTATTTGGTTAAAACGCGGGCCCAAGTTCAAATGAAATTGCCCCTGCAATTAAAAATGTGACGCAAAAATACGTCAGAATTTTATTCTGACGTAAATATGCGTCAAAAAAAAATAAAATAATTTTGGAAGCCAGATTTATGGTGCCTAACTTGCTGCTTATCAAACCCAAGTGCAAGTAATAATGAGTTCAGGTGGCTTATTCCAGAATTGAATTTATGTCGCTACAGCTGTCGTCTTTGGTTTCAAATTCAAGTGTAGCATGATGAATATTTAGCTTTTCCAGTGCATGCTTAACCTTATTTTTTATCTGGCTTTGCTTTTCCGAACCAGTATTTTTAGCAATTACAATATGGGTTGTAAGGGCATTCTGGGTTGTGCTCATTGCCCAAATGTGCAGATGGTGAATATCAGTCACACCTTCAACTTCTTTAATTTTTTCTACGACGTTTTCCACGCTAATGCCTCTGGGAACCCCATCGAGCGAGAGAAAAAGGCTGTCCCTGAAAAGACTCCATGTTGAATAAACAAGAACTGCAACGATAACCAGGCTAATGGCCAGATCGAGCCAGTAAAGTTGAAAAAAGAAAATCAACAATCCGGAAACGACGACGCCGAGAGAAACAAGAGCATCTGCCATGAGGTGCAGATAAGCCCCTTTTACATTCAGGTCACTGTTTTTGTGCCTGAAAAACAGCAAGGCCGACACAGTATTGATGATGATACCAATTCCGGCAACTATAGACACTGGGATTCCTTCAATTACCACCGGATCATTTAACCGACTGATGCTTTCCCATAAAATCGCGCCTATTACAACAAAAAGCGCCACCGAATTAACCAGCGAAACCAGAATGGTTGATTTGCGGTAACCATAAGTAAACCTGGAATTGGTCTTTACCCCCGACAGACGGAAAGCAAGCAATGCCAGCGCCAGCGTTGCCACATCAGTAAGGTTATGTCCAGCATCGGCAATCAATGCCAGTGAATTGTAATGCAGGCCGGCACCAAACTCGATTACTACATATAATGTATTAATGGCAATCCCGATGATAAAGGCCCTGTTCAGGTTCGAAATTTTGGGTGTATGTTGATGACCGTTTCCCATTTGCTTATAATTCCATTTTCACAAACAGTTAAATATTTCACA from the Bacteroidales bacterium genome contains:
- a CDS encoding arsenate reductase ArsC gives rise to the protein MKILILCTGNSCRSQIAHGFMESFDKQITVRSAGTEASGKLNEKAVAAMKEIGIDISHHTSDPVEKYLDEEWDYVITVCGGANENCPVFLGKVKNRLHIGFDDPSHITGTEEHIWSEFIRVRDEIKEAFYTLYN
- a CDS encoding winged helix-turn-helix transcriptional regulator, translating into MTSTKTLLFDKGLREQARLFKALAHPARLAILLYLAETRTCITGDIADEIPLGRTTVNQHLKELRNADLIVGTTEGVKKNYCLNKGKIESLKILSDEFFDKIDLENPCCRLEIKKDENTDPLHR
- a CDS encoding cation transporter, with protein sequence MGNGHQHTPKISNLNRAFIIGIAINTLYVVIEFGAGLHYNSLALIADAGHNLTDVATLALALLAFRLSGVKTNSRFTYGYRKSTILVSLVNSVALFVVIGAILWESISRLNDPVVIEGIPVSIVAGIGIIINTVSALLFFRHKNSDLNVKGAYLHLMADALVSLGVVVSGLLIFFFQLYWLDLAISLVIVAVLVYSTWSLFRDSLFLSLDGVPRGISVENVVEKIKEVEGVTDIHHLHIWAMSTTQNALTTHIVIAKNTGSEKQSQIKNKVKHALEKLNIHHATLEFETKDDSCSDINSILE